Part of the Phycisphaerae bacterium RAS1 genome, TCATGATGCACGATTTCCTGGCGGTGATCGCCGACACGCCGCCGTCGGTCTCACCCGGAGAGTTGAAGAAGTACGACGAGTGGGCGGCGCAGAATTGAGAGCCGGGCGCCTGGTCAGAGCGAATGACGCGGGGCGCGGGGAGCATCGGCGTCCCGCCGGTGCGACGAGGCGGTGAACGGATGGCCGAAGATCGACGCCTGTGCCCCAACGACGGCTGCGACCATGTGAACCCGGCCGCCGCCCGATTCTGCGCCCGCTGTGGCCGGCCGCTCCCGGCGGCCGGCGCCGCCGTCCCAGCGCCCGATTGGCCGCCGCACACGCCTGAGGGAGACGAGATTGCCGAGTTTGCGTGGCGGCTGGGCGGTTTCGTAGTCGTCATGGCCGCGCTCATGATCGGCTCGGTCGTGCTCTTTCGGTTGCAGGGATTGACGAACGGCATCTGGCTCGTGCTGCCGCTGATCGCCTTTGGCGCGTGGCTCAATCCCTGGCGCCGTCGCACGTAGCGTCGGACCTCCGCGTCCGACGGTCGTAGCGTCGAACCTCTGTGTCCGACGGTCGTAGCGTCGGACCTCTGTGTCCGACGGTGCATTCTGTCCGAACCCGCCGCGCCGAGCGGCGGGGTGAGCTCCAAGCGCTGTCCTCGGCGTCGGACGCAGAGGTCCGACGCTACGATACGTGTATGAGCGCCAACGTCCCCAAGCTGCTGGCCGACCCGACGATCGTCGCCTTCCGCGTCGCCGCCGACGAATGGCCGCGGACGCTCCTGGCCGAGACCCCGATCCCCGACGCCTGGATGGCCCTGCTTGAGCGCCTTGACGGCACGCGCCGCTTCGTCCCCGCCGGCGACCTGCCGCGCGGCCAACGTGGCGACACGCTCACGCTGGTTCGAAACCGCCTGCTGACGATTCCCCTGCCGCCACTGCGTCTGCCGTCGGCTTCAAGAGACGTCGTCGATGTTCGCGGCGAGCTGCTGGCGCGCTGGAACGCGCGCGAGCAGGACCTGGCCGACCTGCGGCACACGCTGCTGGATTCCGACACGCTCACGCTCGATCGCCTGGCTCGGCTCGCCGGCGAGCGCGGCCTCGCGAATGCCGTGCGGCGCTTCGTTCGCGAACGTCCGGCCGATGCGCTGCTGCGCGACGATCACCGCGCGGCCCTGCTGACAACGGTGCAGGAAGAATCGCGGCGGTTCCTCTTCGAAAGCGGCCTGACGCTCGACTCAGTCAACGTGCTGTCGTTCAGTAGCGAGAGCGTCGCGCAGCGCCAGCAGCTCGCACAGCAGACGTCGCAGCGCGTCGAGCACATTCGCGCCCGCCAGATGGTCGAGCAAGCCGCCATCGCCGCCGCCCAGCGCCGCCTCGAAGACATGGGCGGCCTGCTCACCAAGCTGCGGGCGGCGGCGGATCAAAACAGCGGCGGGCAATGGCGCGAATTGCTGCCGGCGTTGGCGCCCGCCGAGCGCGGGCGGCTGCTGGAAAGCCTGTGGCGCATCACGCCCGATCGCCGCGTCTGCTCCGCCGTCGCGGTCGTCACGCCTTCCGAATGCGCCTGGCTCGATCCGCGCCGGCCTCAGGAGATTCTGCGAAAACTGGAGCTTCCCCGACAACTCGGCGGCCTGCGGTCGCTGAGCTTTGACGAGCGGCGCGAGGCGCTGTTGATCGGCGCCGCCGCCGGAGTCTGGATTGTCAGTGCTATCACGGGTGAAGCGCTCGCAGCGCTCCGGATTCCGGTATCGGCGACCGCGGCGACCGGCGTGAACTCGGCGGTCGCGGTCGGCGATGCGGTCTTCGCGACCCACTCGCAATTCGGCTGTTGGCGCTGGATGTTGGGAGATGCGCAGCCTGCGGCCGGCACGGGGGCCGGCCGCGACCCCTTGTCAGACCCGTCTGACGAGCCGCACCCGATTTACGTCCCGTCGCGCGATGTTCGCGCGGTGCGCAGCGTCCGCGTCATCGACGACAATCGCATCCTCTTCAGCGTCGACGACGCCCTGCACATGTGCGCCACCGACGGCCGCCTGCTGCGGCGCTTCGATCTGGCCGGCAGTCCCATTCATGCCGCAGTCGCCAGCGGCGACGACGTTTTCGTCGGCACCGAAAAGGGCCTGCTGCTGCGCGAATCGCTGGCAGCGCCGCTGGAGGCGTGGGAAGTTCTCTACCGCGGGCACCAGCCGGTTGAGTCCATCACGCTTCGCCGCTGGAGCGACCTGATCGAGCTGGCTGTACCCGCTGGGGAACAGGGCGTCGTTGGCGTGTTCGCCGGCGAGGACCTTGTCACGCGGCTTGCGACCGCGGCGTGGCCGGTCCGCCGCGCGTGGGCGTGCGATGACGCCATCGTGGCGCTGAGCACCGCCCGCGACCGGCTGATGGTGCTGCACGCCGATCAGCCCGAACGCCGCGGAACCGATATTTCGATCGCCCGCATGCTGGGAGCGGCGGCACAAGACGTCTGCCTTGTCACGCGCGATGCGAACGCCTGACGGCGATCCATGATCGATGGGTGGGACGGGCGCCTGAGCTTGTGAACACGTGGGTGGGAGGGGCGTCTCGCCCGCCCCTGCAATGACGTGGTCGGGCAAGATGCCCGTTCCACCCCAAAGAAAGAAAGTGACGCGGCGCGGTCCACACGACCGCGCCGCGTCGGGCAGGATTCGCCGGCCCCCGCACGCCGTTCCTTGTCACGGGGACCAGCGGTTACAGCTCAGTGTTACGTCTCGACGAAGCGCTCCTTCAATTGCCTCCACGCTTCGCATTGCTCGGGATCGCAGCAGCACACGTCGCGAATGTGCTCATAGAAGACCTCGCCCTGCTGACCGATGTCCTTGCGCAGGTGGCACTTAAGGACGATTCGGGGCTTGGTGGTTCCGCCCAGCACGATCAGCGAGCGGATATACACCTGGTTCCGCCCGGCCGGGCACTTCATGTGCCGATTGAGGTTCTTCTCCAGGACGCTGAGGTTTCCGGTCATCTCCTCGGGGGTCAGCGCCGGACCGACGAGGGACTTCAGAGCGGGCCTTCGCAGCCCAAACATGTGCGAGGACATACCTTCTAACTCCTTCCATCTGAGGTATTTATGATGCCGGAGTAGGCCGCCTGGAGGTGCGCGAGATACAACCGGGTACTGGGGAGTGCCGTGTCGGCAGTCCGCAGTCGCGCAGGCCAAACGTGCTGGAAGGAAGTCGATCAGGCGGGACGATGCGGTATTGATCTACCTATGACAACTATGAAGGACAATTGATCATTCAGCCGTCCGATTCCTTCCGCCCATATTATAACTGATCCCCGCTGTCCGAGCGCGACAAAAAACGACAAATTAAAAATTTATCCGACAACTCGCCACGAACCGCATCCCCCCTCTTCGGCCCAACGCGTGAAACTCGTCTACACACGTTAACGCCGTCTGCTATGCTAGCCATGGGGGAACTGCGCGTAACCCGAGGGTCTCAAGCGATGGCAACTCGTCGACAGTTTCTCAAAGGCGGCCTGGCCGCGGTCGCCTACGGACTTTCCGCCCGAACCGGCTGGAGCGCCCTGCTGGCTCCGGGGCAACCGCACTTCCCGTCCAGCGGCGCCGGACCGTTTCTCAACATCCCGCGACGCCCGCCATCAATCACCATCGACGGCCTGCCGTTCGAATCCTGGTTCACCGCCGACGACTTCCGCGAGGTGATCCCGTTTCACTCGACGCCTTCCCTGCCCGGCGGTCAACCGCCGCCGCCAAGCGAGTGCGTCGACGTCGCGGTCGTCGGCGGTGGAATCTCCGGACTCACCTGCGCCTACTTCCTGCGACAGTTCCGTCCGGTGCTCTTCGAGTTGCGGCCCCGCTTCGGCGGCAACGCGATGGGCGAGATCTGGGAGCACACGAAATACTCGCTTGGCAGCGCCTATTTCATCACGCCGGACAAGGGCGACTTCCTCGAGCAGTTCTACCAGGAGCTGGGGCTGGACCGTGTCGCGCGCGTCTCGGAGCCGCCGGACCCGGTCGAGGTGATGGACCAGATTCTCGACGACTTCTACGGCGGCCAGGGCAGCCCGCCCGAGCACCAGCTCGCGTTCCAGCGATACGCCGAAGTCGTGACGTACATGGCCGACGAGGGATATCCCGACATCCCCTGGCCCGCCGACGAGAAATCGCGCGAGTACATCCGCGAGCTTGACCGCAAGACGTTCAAGCAGGACCTGCTGGAGCGGATGGGCGACGTGCCGATCCCGCCTTTGCTGGCCGCGGCCATTCAGGGCTATTTCTACTCGTCCTTCAACGCTTCGTGGGATGAAGTGTCGGCTGCCAGCGGCTGGAACTTCGTCGCGGCCGAGGAGTTCGGCCGCTGGGTGCTGCCCGGCGGCAATGCCTACATGGCCGAGCAGCTCTACCGGCGGCTGCAGCGAGTCGAACAGCACGCGCCCCAGCGGCCCCTGCTCCGCGCGAATCACCAGGTTTTCGACGTGCGCCCAGCCGGCGACGGCGTGCTGCTGACGTACATTGACCCGCAGGGCCAGGTTCGCTCGCTGCGGGCGAAGTATGTCGTGCTGGCGGGCGCCAAGCAGATCTGCAAGTACATGATTCCCAACCTGGAGCAGATTGACGAGCAGAAGTACCTGGCGATGACAAACATCCGCACCAACGCCTACCTGGTCGTCAACGTGCTCATCAACCGCCGCATCCAGCGCGATTTCTACGACATCTTCCTCGTCCACGACGAGAACTTCCCCATCGATCTGCCGCTGTTCGAGGCCAATCCGATCGTGACCGACGTTCTCAACGGGCATTTCGCCCGCCCTGGCAACCCGCCGCGAAGCGTGCTTTCGCTCTACTGGCCTCTGCCCTTTCCGACGGCCCGCTTCACGCTCGTCACGCCGGGGGCGTTTGACAACTACACGCAGCGGTTGCTTCCGCAACTTCGACGGATCCTCGCGCTGCTGGACGTTCCCGAGTCGGCCGTGCAGCAGGTGCGCGTCTCGCGCTGGGGGCACGCGATGCCGATCGCGTTTTCCAACCTGATCGCCGACGGCACGATCGAGCACCTGCGCCGGCCTCTCTGGGACCGGGTGTTCTTCTCGAACCAGGACAATTGGGCTCTGCCCGCGATTGAAAACAGCGTGCTCGAGGCGCAGAGCGTCACGGCCCAGATCGCGCAGGCGCTCTGCGATCGTGGCGTCCGCCCCGGGTAGCCGCATCCCGGGTGGGACGGGCGTCTCGCCCGTCCCGCGCGACGGGCGAGACGCCCGTCCCACCCAGTTAGCGTAAGCACCCAGCCCATCGATACAATCCAAGGTATGGCCATTCACGTGACAGCCGTGGTCGATCGGCGCGCGGAAATCGACCCGTCCGCCGAGGTCGGCGCTTACGCCATCATTGAAACCGGGGTGAAGATCGGCCCCGAGACGCGCATCTGGCCGCATGCGTACATCTCGGCCGGCACGACCATCGGCTGCCGGGTGCAGGTGCATCCGCACGCGGTGGTCGGCCATCATCCGCAGGACTTCGCCTGGAAGGGCTCGCCCAGCTACACGCAGATCGGCGACGAGACGATCATCCGCGAGTGCGCCACGGTTCATCGCGGCACGCTGGCCGACACGACCACCGTCGTCGGCAAGCGCTGCTTTCTGATGGCGTGCAGCCACGTGGGGCACAACTGCGTCCTGGGCGACGATGTCAAGATCGCCAACGGCGGGCTGCTTTCGGGCTACGTGAGCGTGGGCGACAAGACGTTCATCTCCGGACTCAGCGGCGTGCATCAGTTCGTCCGTATCGGCGAGCTGGTGATGCTGTCCGGCGGCACGCGCGTGGTCATGGACATTCCCCCGTTCATGATTTGGGGGCCGCACGGCGTAACGGGGCCGAACGTGATCGGTCTGCGGCGGGCGGGGCTGACCGGCGAGGAGCGGCTGGAATTGCGGAAGTGCCACCACCTCTTGTACCGCAGCGGACTGCACTTTCGCGAGGCGGTCGCGCGCGTGGCCGAGTTCGTCAGGTTCGCGCCGGGCAAGCGGCTGGCCGCGTTTCTGGCGGAGCCGAGCAAGCGCGGCATCGGCGGGTACCGCCACGCCGGCCGGCGCGTTGGCGACAGCGGCGACGGCGCTGACGTGTGAAGGTCCTCATCGCGCCCGACAAATTCAAGGATGCGCTGGACGCGCCCGCCGCGGCCGAGGCGATGGCCGCCGGCGTGCACGACGCGCTTCCGTCGGCGGAGATTGAGAGTTGCCCCCTGGGAGACGGGGGCGAGGGGACGGGGCGCCTGCTTGCGCAGCTTGCCGGGGCGGAGACGCGCCGCTGCCGTGTGCTCGACCCGCTGGGCCGGACGCGCGACGCGAGCTGGTGGTTCGTGCATGATGATGGCGTCGCAATTGTGGAGATGGCGCAGGCGTCCGGCCTTCATCTGCTCGACGAGAGCCAGCGCGACCCGACGCAGACGACCTCCTTCGGCTGCGGCGAGCTGATTCACGCCGCGCTGGACGCCGGGGCTACGCGCGTCTTCGTGTGCGCCGGCGGATCGGCGACGGTGGACGGCGGCGCGGGCTGCCTGCAGGCGCTGGGCTGGCGCATGTTCGACGAACACGGCGACCAGATTCTGACGCCGCTCGCTGGCGGGTCGCTACAGGCGGTGATGCGGGTGCGGCGGCCGGCGTGGAGTCCGCCGGCTGAAATCGTCGTGCTGACGGACGTGGATAATGCACTGCTGGGGCGCGACGGGGCGGCCAGCGCGTTCGGTCCGCAGAAGGGTGCGACGCCGGCGCAGGTCAGGCTGCTGGAGGGCAACTTGCGTCATTGGGCAGCCCGGCTGGCGGAGGCCAGCGGCGTTGTTGTGCACGCCATGCAGCGCGGCGGGGCGGCGGGCGGGTTGCCGGCGGCGCTGGCGGCGGGGTGCGGCGCACGGGTGGAGTCGGGCTTTGACGAGCTTGCGGCGCGCGTCGATCTGGCTGCGAAGCTTCGCCGGTGCGACGTGTGCCTCACCGGCGAAGGGCGGCTGGATGCACAGACGGCGCGCGGCAAGGTGGTCGCGGGCGTGGCGCGAATGGCGGTCGCCGCCGATCGGCCGGCGGTGGCGTTCGTGGGAAGCGTTGATTCGCGGAGCGACGTCGCGGCGATCGCCAAATCTCTGGGGCTGCAAGGGGTCGAGGTCATCAGCCCGGCGACGAGGGAAAGGCGCGAGGCGCTGGCACATTGTGCCGAGAATCTCCGAAACGCGGTGGCGCGGCATTTCCGCCGGCGGTGATGTGGTGTGCGGAACAGGCGTAGGGTCCGCTGTGCGGACCAAGCGCGTAGGGTCCGCTGTGCGGACCATTGGGTGTGTCGGGGCGGCCGGTGGTCCGCACAGCGGACCCTACGTCTTATTCGCGGCCGTAGTTTTTCAGCTTCCACTCGCGGCGGGCCAGCTTGGCGGCGGACTTTCGCGCCGCGGCGCCGACCAACTGCGGCCATAGCCTGCGCCACGCGTCGCTCGTGCGGCCGAATCCGCTCAGATAGCGCGTCAAAAAACGGACACGGTCCGTCCGAGTCACTCCGGCGATGTCGAGCAGACTCACGTGCAGGCGAATGAGCGGGCGCAGCCGCTCCGATTCGCGCAGCGGACGGCGCAGGAGACGCAGCCCGTCCATGTCAATCCAGAATAGCCGCAGCGCCGGATGCGGCAGGACCAGGATGTTGGACGCCTTGCAGTCGCGGTGGGCGAAGTGGCGCTCTTCCAGCCGCCGCAGCTCGCGCACCAGCGCGGCGCCCAGCGCCGATTTCAGGCGATATGTGGCGCGCCCGCCGGCCGCGGGCAGCTCGCGCCGCAGGTGTGCTTCAAGGTCGAGCGCGCCGGGCAGCGCTTCGGTCATCAGCAGGCTTTCGCGGATCAGCGGGCCAACCCGCCGCTCCAGCAGCGCCAGCGGGCGCGGCGTGGGGAGGTCGCGGTGAAGCAGCGCGTGCCCCATTCGCCAGCCGCGCATGCCGCGCGACGGCGGCAGAAGCTGCGACAGCCTGCGCCAGGCGCTTCGGGCCAGGCAGCGCTTGATGTACACGGGGATCGGTCCGTCGTCATGCGCCAGCAATGCCCGCCGCGTGACGCCGGAGTGGCCGATTTTGACGGCGTGCTCAGCGGCGGCGGCGCGTTGGTTGGGGGTCGGCTCGAACCAGCGCAGCGGTGCTGAAAGCACCTCGCGCCACCATTCCGCGTTGAGCGCCAGGCCGGAGGTGCGCGAGTCCTCGCTGCGATGCTTGACGCTGGTCGCGACTTGGGCGATCCAGCCGCCGCCGAGGCGAATCCGGTCGAAGTAGCTTCCGCGGCGTCCGGCGCGGCGGTCGCGCTGCGCCCAGAGGCGCTGCGCGTGTCGCTGGGCCGCGACGTCCAGTGCGGCGACCAGCGCGCGGAACGAGAGCCGCAGCGGCCGACCGTGCGGGAACGCGTGCTCGAACTCGTCGCGCCAGCGGAGGTAAAGGCGGAGAAAGCGCAGACGGTCCTTGATGGAGCTGTTCTTGCGGAACCACTGGTTGAGCTGCGCCAGGTTGCGGACAACGGCGGCGTCGCTGATCGGACGGTTGAGACGGGCGCTTTGCAGATCGACGAAAAGCGTGCGATACCGGCCTGGCGCCGTCGGTGCGACCAGCAGGTTGGCGGCGTGCATGTCCAGATGTTCGAAGCCGGCCTGGTGGGCGCGGGCGATCATCTCAGCCACTTGCCGCGCGAGCTGCATCACGTCGCGCCGTCGGCGGCGCACGTCTTCGTCCGACTGAAGCTGGCGCCAAAACTCGCTGAGCGTGCCGGCGGGCTCCACCGCTTCGGTAACCAGAAGCGACCAGCGCAGCCCGTTGCGCTGCAGCGCTGCGTGGCCCGCCGGAACCACCGCAGGTATTCCGCATCGCAGCGCGAACAGTCCGCCGTTCCACTCCGCGATGCAGGGTGGCGGGCGGAAGAGCCGCTTGACGCGCGTCCGAAACCCCTCATCGGAGTAGTACTTCACGAAATACGCGCGCCCGGCGATCAGCACCCGCCATACTTCGCGGCGGCCGTTCTTCTTGACTCGTTTCCAGCCCGGCTGGCGTTCCGGCTCGGCCCAGACGGAGGCAGGGACGAGGGCGAGGACTTCGGCGAACCCGTTGCGGGCGGTCCAGGTCAAACCGTCGTGCGCAACCGGGCCGGCGGCGTTGTCAGGCGTCGCGACGCGAGGAGGCCGCGGGGATTGTGCGGACAACGGCAGTGAAGACGTGCTCAATCGTGCGACTCGACTGGGGGACCGGCTTCTGGCCGGTCTCGATGAAACAGGACGCGATCCGAAAGACCGGCCGGAGGCCGGTCCCCCCAACAGACAGCTCCGGCGCGGCGTTTTGCGCGTCGTAGGATAGTACCATCGACGGGGATTGGCCAGAACCTGCCAACCGCACCGGGGTGTAACCGCGTGTGACCTGAGATGTTGGCGGGCTCGGCGGACATGTCTGTCCGAACCCGCCGCGCCAAGCGGCGGGTTGACGTCCCCGGCCTTTGAGGCGCCGCTACCTTGCGAGCGACAACCTGCCGCGTGGTGCGGCGGTTCGGAAAAACCGCCCCCGCGGGCGGCGTCCGCGCCGCACTTCAATTCGAGGTTCACTTGCGTCGGCTACGGCACGATGAACGAATCCGTCTCAACGCCCGGACCAAGCGTTTGAGTCGCCGTGGGAACCATGCCGATCAGCGCTCGGCGAAGGTCGTCGGCCGAATCCTGAAGCGTGTAGATGTTGTCGTTGTTCACGCCGTAGATGGGTTTCTTGGCGAAATCGACGTGAGCGTCGACGAACAGGATGTTCTGCCCTTCGGTGTCGTGATTGCGGCTGTTGTAGCGGCGCCACTCGCCGGGGTTGAGAGCCAGCAGGTCATTCAGCGGGCGCGAGGTCCAGTCGGCGGGCGGCTGAGAGGGGCTGCGCGCGTCGCGCGTGGTTCGCGTGCCGTCGAGTCCGTCGCCGCCGGACGTGTAATACGGGCCCTTGTCGGCGGCGATCACCATGCGAACGTCCAGCTTCGTGGTCGGTTTCGCGGCGGGGCCGAAGGGCATCTGGTAACCGTAGCTCAGCGAGTTGTAGCCCTTGAAATCGAAGCGCGTCACGCCGGGCTGGCAGCCGACGCTGCCGCCGGTCGAATCGTTCCGCAGGTTGTCTTCGAGATCGCCTGAGCGGGGGCAAACGAACATCTGCGGCGTGGCCATGCCTGCGGTGACCAGCAGGAAGAGGGACCGGCTGGGATGGCCGGCGCGCGGGCTGCGGGAGGGGGACGTTGCATCGGTGATCGACAGCGTGGAGCTCGAGCCCATCGTCCCGACCCACGTTACGCCGTGGTCGCCGGGGACGCCGGCGCCGGCGAGCGCTTCATAATAATGCTGCGGAAAGCGCTCGTGATTGTCGTTGGCATAGATCGCGAGGGCCTGGCCGATGCCTTGCAGGTTGGAGGCGCAGACCGCGCGCTTCGCCAGCTCGCGGGCGCGCGAGAACGAGGGCAAGAGGATCGAGATCAGGATCGCGAGCACGATGAGCCAGGTGATCAGATCGATGATAGTCAGACCGCGGCGGACGGGGCCGCGCGTGAGCGACGCCGAGGACATGTCTACCTCCCCGCGCCAGACGGTGGCGCGTCAAGTGTGCCAATAGAATTGTCGTCCCGCCGCCGCCCGCGTCAAGCAAAAAAAACGCCGGCGTCGGTGAGCAAGCGGCAGTTTGGGGGACCGGCCTCTGGCCGGTCTCGTACTCGCCGAAGTGGCAGAGACCGGCCAGTGGCCGGTCCTCCAATCGGACGCGCGACGCAGCGGCCTGCGCCGATTGCGGGCGGCGCGCGGCTGCCTTAGCCTATCAGCGTGGACGCGGTTGCAGGAGAATCGAACCCCGGCTCGGCGTGGCGGCGGCGGATGATGCCGCTGGCGTCGGTCGCCCTGCTCTGGGCGGCGCTGCACTACGCCGTCGATGGGCTGTTTTCACGATCCGCGATCACGCCGCCGACTCTCGCGGCGTCGCCGTTGGCGCTGCTTCTAGCCGGCGTGCTGGTGGTGGTTGGGGTGCGCGTGCTGAGCGTGGCTGGTGCGACGGGCGGGCCGGGGACGAGTCTGGCGGTGGCCGGCGCGGCGCTGGGATTGTGGGCGGCATCGGGCGGGACGATCGACGACTGGCTGATCGGGCAGAATGAGAAGCCGGTCGGACAACGCGGCAGCGCGTACTTGGCGCTTCTGGGCGATTACGTGCTGCTGGCCGCGATCGGCGCCGCGATTCTCGGGCGTGCGGCGCTGCCGCGGCGGCGCGACGCGACGGCGATCGTTGATCGGACGCGAAAGCCGCCGAACCACGCAGCGGCGGTGTTGCTGGCGGTTGTGTTGGCGCTCGGGTTGCTGCTGATCCTGACCGGGCCGATTGCCGCTCGGACGCTGCGCGGGCAGGTGTACTTTGCGACGTTTGTGGCGGTCGGGTTGGGGGCGCTGGCGGTGCGGAAGACCATGCACCTCCACGACGCGGCCGGATTCTGGCTGACGCCGATTCTGGTCGGCGTGATCGGGGTGGCGGCGGCGGCGATCAAGCCCGATCTGATGATTCCGGCCGGCTATAATCACCTGAATATGCTGCCGGCCTGGGGGCCTGTGCGCCCGCTGCCGATCGAGTTGGTGTCGGTCGGGTGGGTTGCGCTGGGTTGGGCCACGTCCGGGCCGGCGGAGCCACACACGTCTCGCGCGAACTGACCGGAGCGACGATGCGCCTCCTCCGTTTCAAGCGCTCACAGGAAGAGTGGGACGAGCTGCGTGCCCGCATGCTCGCGGAGACCGAGCTGTTCATCACAGAATGCCTGCGTCATCCGGAGCTGGCGGTGCGCATTCCGGTGATCCAGTCCGGGCGGGGGAAATTTCCACCGTCGATGGCGGAGGCGTTCTGGGAGCCGGTTCTGAACGACTGACGGCGCCGGGTGCCGCAGACCCGCGCTGGTTGTCACTGGCGGCTTGCCCGCCAGTGCCGCGGGGCGGTGAGTATCCGGTTTTCAGAACGCGAAGCGCAAGCGAACACTCGCGCCGGCAACGCTACATCGGCGTTTTCAGCCCCATGGCCCGTGCGACGCACCAGCCGCGGCGGGCTTCAAACAACATGAATGCGCCGAGACATACCAGCAGCGCGCCGCCGGCGTACCACGTCCAGCCGCCGCCGAACAGGACCACCCGCACGATCAGCCCGACTCCGCCGGCGGCGAAAACGGCCCCGGTCACGCCGCGCGCCACGCGGCCGCGGCGATCGATGTTGCAGGTAAGTGCCATACACGGATTGTAGCGCAGCGGTTGATGTACGGCGTCTACTGTCCGACGGTGATCGTGAACTCCTTCGTGACGACGACGTTGTCCGGCGTGGCGACGATCATCGTCAGCTTGAGCGGTCCGGGCTTGACGTTCCGCACCAGGCTGATTTCGAAGCGGCCATCTTCCTCGGGGGTTCGTTGTCGCGCGCCCAGGCCGCGGCCGCTGAAGTCGCCGCCGGGAACGAGAATCCTCGGGTTCGATTTTCCGTCGGGGAGAGTGCCGTTGCTGGCGCGGTCGTTTTGCTCGCCCCGCACCTTGATCCGCAGGTTCT contains:
- a CDS encoding protoporphyrinogen oxidase, whose protein sequence is MATRRQFLKGGLAAVAYGLSARTGWSALLAPGQPHFPSSGAGPFLNIPRRPPSITIDGLPFESWFTADDFREVIPFHSTPSLPGGQPPPPSECVDVAVVGGGISGLTCAYFLRQFRPVLFELRPRFGGNAMGEIWEHTKYSLGSAYFITPDKGDFLEQFYQELGLDRVARVSEPPDPVEVMDQILDDFYGGQGSPPEHQLAFQRYAEVVTYMADEGYPDIPWPADEKSREYIRELDRKTFKQDLLERMGDVPIPPLLAAAIQGYFYSSFNASWDEVSAASGWNFVAAEEFGRWVLPGGNAYMAEQLYRRLQRVEQHAPQRPLLRANHQVFDVRPAGDGVLLTYIDPQGQVRSLRAKYVVLAGAKQICKYMIPNLEQIDEQKYLAMTNIRTNAYLVVNVLINRRIQRDFYDIFLVHDENFPIDLPLFEANPIVTDVLNGHFARPGNPPRSVLSLYWPLPFPTARFTLVTPGAFDNYTQRLLPQLRRILALLDVPESAVQQVRVSRWGHAMPIAFSNLIADGTIEHLRRPLWDRVFFSNQDNWALPAIENSVLEAQSVTAQIAQALCDRGVRPG
- the lpxA_2 gene encoding Acyl-[acyl-carrier-protein]--UDP-N-acetylglucosamine O-acyltransferase, producing the protein MAIHVTAVVDRRAEIDPSAEVGAYAIIETGVKIGPETRIWPHAYISAGTTIGCRVQVHPHAVVGHHPQDFAWKGSPSYTQIGDETIIRECATVHRGTLADTTTVVGKRCFLMACSHVGHNCVLGDDVKIANGGLLSGYVSVGDKTFISGLSGVHQFVRIGELVMLSGGTRVVMDIPPFMIWGPHGVTGPNVIGLRRAGLTGEERLELRKCHHLLYRSGLHFREAVARVAEFVRFAPGKRLAAFLAEPSKRGIGGYRHAGRRVGDSGDGADV
- the garK gene encoding Glycerate 2-kinase, yielding MKVLIAPDKFKDALDAPAAAEAMAAGVHDALPSAEIESCPLGDGGEGTGRLLAQLAGAETRRCRVLDPLGRTRDASWWFVHDDGVAIVEMAQASGLHLLDESQRDPTQTTSFGCGELIHAALDAGATRVFVCAGGSATVDGGAGCLQALGWRMFDEHGDQILTPLAGGSLQAVMRVRRPAWSPPAEIVVLTDVDNALLGRDGAASAFGPQKGATPAQVRLLEGNLRHWAARLAEASGVVVHAMQRGGAAGGLPAALAAGCGARVESGFDELAARVDLAAKLRRCDVCLTGEGRLDAQTARGKVVAGVARMAVAADRPAVAFVGSVDSRSDVAAIAKSLGLQGVEVISPATRERREALAHCAENLRNAVARHFRRR
- the rfaP_3 gene encoding Lipopolysaccharide core heptose(I) kinase RfaP; amino-acid sequence: MSTSSLPLSAQSPRPPRVATPDNAAGPVAHDGLTWTARNGFAEVLALVPASVWAEPERQPGWKRVKKNGRREVWRVLIAGRAYFVKYYSDEGFRTRVKRLFRPPPCIAEWNGGLFALRCGIPAVVPAGHAALQRNGLRWSLLVTEAVEPAGTLSEFWRQLQSDEDVRRRRRDVMQLARQVAEMIARAHQAGFEHLDMHAANLLVAPTAPGRYRTLFVDLQSARLNRPISDAAVVRNLAQLNQWFRKNSSIKDRLRFLRLYLRWRDEFEHAFPHGRPLRLSFRALVAALDVAAQRHAQRLWAQRDRRAGRRGSYFDRIRLGGGWIAQVATSVKHRSEDSRTSGLALNAEWWREVLSAPLRWFEPTPNQRAAAAEHAVKIGHSGVTRRALLAHDDGPIPVYIKRCLARSAWRRLSQLLPPSRGMRGWRMGHALLHRDLPTPRPLALLERRVGPLIRESLLMTEALPGALDLEAHLRRELPAAGGRATYRLKSALGAALVRELRRLEERHFAHRDCKASNILVLPHPALRLFWIDMDGLRLLRRPLRESERLRPLIRLHVSLLDIAGVTRTDRVRFLTRYLSGFGRTSDAWRRLWPQLVGAAARKSAAKLARREWKLKNYGRE